ACCTCCTGGAAACTTCTTTTTCCATACACTTTAATATTATAGCCTCTATGGCTCTTGGTATTCTTGAGTTGATTTTCGAAGGAGGCAAAGGCTCCTCCTGTATATGCTTCAATGCGACAGCAATAGGAGAATCACCTTCAAAGGGCAATCTCCCGGTAAGCATTTCATACATTACAACTCCAAGGGAATATATATCTGACTTTTCATCGGTATAGCCGCCCCTTGCCTGTTCAGGTGCAAAATAGTGCACAGAGCCGATTACATTGCCGGTATTTGTTATTGTACTTGAAGACACAGCTCTGGCAATACCAAAATCCGTCACTTTTACCGAGTTATCTTCTCTTATTAATATATTGTGAGATTTTATATCCCTATGCACTATATGATTTTTATGAGCATGGTCCAATGCATAGCATATCTGAATTGCAATATTTGTAGCATATTCAACGCCTAGAGTTCCCTTGCTCTTGATAAGCTCTTTAAGGGTCTGCCCTTTGATGTACTCCATGACTATATAGTAGTTGCTGTTTTCAGTTCCTACATCATATATTCCTACTATGTTCGGATGAGAAAGACTGGCTGCTGATTGAGCCTCTCTTCTGAATTTCTTAACGAACTCCTCATCCTCTGTAAACTCTGACCTCAGTACTTTTATCGCCACAAATCTATTCAACAGCCTGCATTTGGCCTTATATACCAATGCCATTCCGCCGCCACCGATTTTTTCCATTACTTCATATCTATCTCCCAATACTCTACCTACCATAATAGTCACCTCCTTTACACATCTGGATAACCACTGCTGTAATATTGTCAAAACCGCCGCTTTCCTTAGCTTTGCTGACTAGAAGCTCGCAGGCTTCATTCAAATCAGAGGCGTTCGCTATTGCATTAACCATTTCCTCTTCATGCACCGCATTTGACAACCCATCAGTACAAATTAAAATAAAATCCCCATCCTGCATGTCGCACTGGCTTATATCAGGCTCCAGGGTGTATTCCGTTCCCAGTGCCCTTGTAATGACATTCTTCTGTGGGTGATTGTTCGCTTCCTCAGGCTTTATAGTGCCCGCTTTAATAAGCTCCGCAACTAGTGAATGGTCCTCCGTAAGCCTTGATATAACCTTCTCTCTAATAAGATACACCCTGCTGTCTCCTACATGTCCAATATAGAGTCTGCGGTCTTTCGCAAGCACCATTGACAGTGTAGTACCCATACCCAGGCAGTTGCTTCTAACTATTGAAGTCTTGTAGACCTTATCATTGGCATGCAATATTGCATTCCTTATCAAGTCTTGGATTTCTCTATCGCCAAGCTTAAGCGTTTCAATACTATTTTTTATAAAAGCGGCTATTTCCTGCACCGCCATGGAACTGGCAACTTCTCCGGCATTATGGCCGCCCATGCCATCAGCAACAATATGCAAATATGAATTTTCGATACCTTGAAGCTTCTCACACAAAAAGCTGTCCTCATTTATCTTTCTAACCAGACCTATGTCTGTCTTGCCGACTGACCTCATCAAATCACCTCTAAATATATACTTCAAAAGCATATCATTCTGCAAAATATTTCGACATAATATGAAAAAACCCTCTAAGAAATTTTATATTTGTTTCGCGTTTCGGGTTTCGCGTTACGCGATTTAAGAAAATTCTTCGAAGCATGTACGGGCGAACAGTGTTCGCCCCTACCTTATTCATATCTCATATCTAATGCTCCCGCACATACTTCTGTCTGAGCTGACCGCAGGCTGCATCTATTTCGCTGCCAAGCTCACGTCTTATGGTCGTCTCAACTCCGAAGCCCTCTAGAGCATTCTTAAAGGCATTTATCTTTTCTTTAGACGCTTTTACAAACTCTTTTCCTTCCACCTTGTTTACAGGAATAAGATTGACATGGCAAAGCATTCCTTTTAGCAGTGTCCCCAAATCATGAGCATCTTTAGAACTGTCATTGACGTCTTTTATCAAGGCATATTCGAAAGTCACTCTCTTATTTGTTACTTTGATATAATATCTGCAGGCTTCCATGAGCTTTTCAATGTTATATTTATTGTTCACAGGCATTATTTTACTTCTTTTTTCTTCATCGGCTGCATGCAGTGATATTGCAAGAGTGCATTGCAGGTTTTGATCCGCAAAATCGAGTATTTTGGGGACTATGCCCGAGGTTGACAGTGTAATGTGCCTCTGTCCTACATTCAGTCCTTTGCTGTGGTTTATCATCTTAATAAACTTCATAACCTGTTCATAGTTGTCAAAAGGCTCTCCAGTACCCATTAGCACGATATTTCCAATCCTCTCGCCTATATCCCTGGAAACAGCCATTACCTCCTCCAGCATTTCTCCGCTGCTCATTGACCTTACCAGGCCTCCTACAGTCGAAGCGCAGAACTCACAGGACATCCTGCAGCCAATCTGTGTGGATATGCATATGGTTTTACCGTAGCTGTACTCCATAAGCACACACTCCACTGCATTTCCATCCTCCAAGCAAAGCAGGTACTTTCTTGTATTATCTATCTTAGAGTGCTGCATTGCCTCTATCCGTGCCCTTCCTATATAAAAATCCCTTTCAAGAAGCTCAATAATACTCTTGGATAGATTGGTCATATCACCAAAGGAGGCAGTATCCTTGTAAACCCACTCAAAAATCTGTCCTGCCCTGAACTTTGGCAATTTGTTATCTTCAACATAGCTCTCAAGCTCATCATAACTCAAGTCCTTGATATTTCTTTTGTTCTCCATATAATCACTACCTCTTTCTCATTTTGGCAATAAAGAATCCATCAGTGCCGTGGGTATTTGGAAAAAGCTCCAGATAACCCGTATACGCGCTTTCACATACTAAGTTTTCCGGTATTTGTCCTATTATACTTTCCAGCTGAAATTGTTGGCTGCGAGACAAGAATTCTTTCACAACCTCTAAGTTTTCAGTCTTATTTATGGTACAAGTGCTGTAGATGAGTATTCCTTCAGGCTTTACATATTTTGAAGCCATTTCTAGCATTTCCCTCTGCAGCTTAGCTAATTCCCTGAAATCATCCTGCTTCTTTTTCCACCTAAGGTCCGGCTTCCTTCTCATTACTCCCAGACCGCTGCAAGGTGCATCCAAAAGCACTCTGTCAAATTTCTCCAAAGATTCCTCATCCAGCAGCATTGCATTATAAAGCTCCGTCCTCACAATGCCAATACCAAGCCTGCTGCAGCTTTCCTCTATCAGCTTGAGTTTATGAGGATGAACATCTCTTGCCACTATTTCCCCCTGATTCCCCATAAGCTCAGCAATATGAGTTGTCTTGCCTCCAGGCGCGCTGCACATGTCTAGTATCCTTTCACCGGCTTTAGGATCAATAATATGAGCTACTAGCATCGAGCTTTCATCCTGAACCTGATAATAGCCTTTCTTGAAGGAATCCTTGCCTTCAATAGAAGAGGTTCCTCTGATGTGTATCGCTTCAGAATTATAGCTGCCTTCTTGACAGTCAATATTCTCTTCAGAAAGCATCGTCAAAAGCTCTTGTTTGTTTATCTTAAGCCTGTTGCAGCGTATCGTGAAGGGGGGTATTTCATTATTGGACTTTAAGAGGTCCTCAGTGAAATTCACACCAAAATCCTTCACCCATTTTTTAACCATCCACTCAGGGTGGGAGTAAAACACTGACAGGTATTTTATACTTTCCTTTTCCCTATCGGGATACTCCAGCTTCTCCTTATTCCTGCTTATATTCCTCAAAACGCCATTTAC
This portion of the Clostridia bacterium genome encodes:
- the rsmB gene encoding 16S rRNA (cytosine(967)-C(5))-methyltransferase RsmB, giving the protein MKKIDIARDAAVSVVYKVLREGAYSNIAIKQELDKSGLLKLDKALVTEIVNGTLRNLTRIDWVKSQFVKKNKIEPWIEDIIRCGIYQLLFLDRVPDSAVCNESAELARKRGNEGTVKFVNGVLRNISRNKEKLEYPDREKESIKYLSVFYSHPEWMVKKWVKDFGVNFTEDLLKSNNEIPPFTIRCNRLKINKQELLTMLSEENIDCQEGSYNSEAIHIRGTSSIEGKDSFKKGYYQVQDESSMLVAHIIDPKAGERILDMCSAPGGKTTHIAELMGNQGEIVARDVHPHKLKLIEESCSRLGIGIVRTELYNAMLLDEESLEKFDRVLLDAPCSGLGVMRRKPDLRWKKKQDDFRELAKLQREMLEMASKYVKPEGILIYSTCTINKTENLEVVKEFLSRSQQFQLESIIGQIPENLVCESAYTGYLELFPNTHGTDGFFIAKMRKR
- a CDS encoding Stp1/IreP family PP2C-type Ser/Thr phosphatase, producing MRSVGKTDIGLVRKINEDSFLCEKLQGIENSYLHIVADGMGGHNAGEVASSMAVQEIAAFIKNSIETLKLGDREIQDLIRNAILHANDKVYKTSIVRSNCLGMGTTLSMVLAKDRRLYIGHVGDSRVYLIREKVISRLTEDHSLVAELIKAGTIKPEEANNHPQKNVITRALGTEYTLEPDISQCDMQDGDFILICTDGLSNAVHEEEMVNAIANASDLNEACELLVSKAKESGGFDNITAVVIQMCKGGDYYGR
- the rlmN gene encoding 23S rRNA (adenine(2503)-C(2))-methyltransferase RlmN; translation: MENKRNIKDLSYDELESYVEDNKLPKFRAGQIFEWVYKDTASFGDMTNLSKSIIELLERDFYIGRARIEAMQHSKIDNTRKYLLCLEDGNAVECVLMEYSYGKTICISTQIGCRMSCEFCASTVGGLVRSMSSGEMLEEVMAVSRDIGERIGNIVLMGTGEPFDNYEQVMKFIKMINHSKGLNVGQRHITLSTSGIVPKILDFADQNLQCTLAISLHAADEEKRSKIMPVNNKYNIEKLMEACRYYIKVTNKRVTFEYALIKDVNDSSKDAHDLGTLLKGMLCHVNLIPVNKVEGKEFVKASKEKINAFKNALEGFGVETTIRRELGSEIDAACGQLRQKYVREH